A genomic region of Arachis stenosperma cultivar V10309 chromosome 9, arast.V10309.gnm1.PFL2, whole genome shotgun sequence contains the following coding sequences:
- the LOC130948482 gene encoding tubby-like F-box protein 8 yields MSFRSIVRDVRDGFGSLSRRSFDLRLSGHHRGKSRSSVHELHDQPPVIQNSRWASLPPELLRDVIKRLEASESTWPGRKHVVACAAVCKTWREMCKEIVISPEYCGRITFPVSLKQPGHRDGPIQCFIKRDKSKLTYHLFLCLSPALLVENGKFLLAAKRTRRTTCTEYIISMDADNVSRSSSTYIGKLRSNFLGTKFIIYDTQPPYNNAQLSPPDRSRRFYSKKVSPKLPSGSYNIAQINYELNVLGTRGPRRMHCTMYSIPTSCLEPGGSVPGQPELLPPSLEDSFRSISFSKSIGHSTEFSSSRFSDILGAGNEDVEGKERPLVLKNKPPRWHEQLQCWCLNFRGRVTVASVKNFQLIAANSQPAAPPPPAGTGPPTSQPSQSDPDKIILQFGKVGKDMFTMDYRYPLSAFQAFAICLTSFDTKLACE; encoded by the exons ATGTCCTTCCGTAGTATAGTTCGCGATGTAAGGGATGGATTTGGAAGCTTATCGAGGCGGAGTTTTGACTTGAGGCTTTCTGGCCATCACAGGGGCAAGTCTCGTAGCTCTGTCCACGAGTTGCATGATCAGCCTCCGGTTATACAGAACAGCCGGTGGGCTAGTCTTCCACCTGAGCTTCTTCGCGATGTTATTAAGAGGTTGGAGGCTAGTGAGAGTACCTGGCCCGGTCGTAAGCATGTGGTTGCGTGCGCAGCTGTGTGCAAAACCTGGAGAGAAATGTGCAAAGAAATTGTGATCAGTCCTGAATACTGTGGGAGGATTACTTTCCCTGTTTCCCTGAAACAG CCTGGGCATAGGGATGGACCCATCCAGTGTTTCATCAAGAGAGACAAGTCTAAGCTGACATACCATCTCTTCCTTTGCCTTAGTCCTG CTTTGCTTGTTGAAAATGGGAAGTTTCTTCTTGCTGCAAAACGAACCAGAAGGACAACTTGCACAGAGTATATTATATCAATGGATGCAGATAACGTATCAAGATCTAGTAGCACTTACATTGGAAAACTGAG GTCAaattttcttggcaccaaatttataatttatgatACACAGCCTCCCTATAACAACGCTCAGCTGTCTCCACCGGACCGGAGCCGCAGGTTTTATTCGAAAAAGGTCTCTCCGAAGCTCCCTAGTGGCAGCTACAATATCGCCCAGATCAACTACGAGTTGAATGTCCTTGGTACTAGGGGCCCAAGAAGGATGCATTGCACCATGTATTCAATCCCCACATCATGCCTTGAGCCCGGCGGCTCGGTTCCAGGTCAGCCAGAGCTCCTTCCCCCCTCCCTTGAGGATTCTTTCCGGAGTATCTCCTTCTCAAAGTCGATAGGCCATTCAACTGAATTTAGCAGCTCCAGATTCTCTGACATACTGGGCGCGGGCAATGAGGACGTGGAGGGAAAGGAGAGACCACTAGTCCTTAAGAACAAGCCTCCACGGTGGCATGAACAGCTGCAGTGTTGGTGCCTCAACTTCAGGGGAAGGGTGACCGTCGCCTCGGTCAAGAATTTCCAGCTGATTGCTGCAAATTCACAACCTGCTGCTCCTCCTCCTCCTGCAGGAACAGGACCACCAACATCTCAGCCATCGCAGTCTGACCCTGACAAGATCATTCTTCAGTTTGGCAAGGTCGGCAAGGATATGTTCACAATGGACTACCGGTACCCTCTATCAGCATTTCAGGCATTTGCCATATGCTTGACTAGCTTTGATACAAAACTGGCTTGTGAATAG